Proteins co-encoded in one Erwinia sp. genomic window:
- a CDS encoding hypothetical protein (ID:JIFNMEKO_02854;~source:Prodigal:2.6), giving the protein MSDISESPSSDALSLNDQSVSEYLLANPDYFIRNARVVESMLVPHPVRDSVSLVEWQMGRQRHQIRQLEEEVTHLMEQATANQILFGRLLQLQLHLSDASSLPDMLSRLHRWARDMGLAGAGIRLFSDKWRIGAPSDFTQLALSQQAFQSLRIQRFGRQQHYLGPLNGPELLLLLPQAKAIGSVALSLMGEEGDLGVLMFTSRDNQHYQSGMGTLLLEHLSRIIPDLVVRWVERI; this is encoded by the coding sequence ATGAGTGATATCAGCGAATCACCGTCATCAGATGCGCTTAGCCTTAACGATCAGAGTGTCAGTGAGTACTTATTAGCAAATCCGGATTACTTTATACGTAATGCCAGGGTGGTTGAATCGATGCTGGTACCTCATCCTGTGCGTGATTCGGTTTCGCTGGTGGAATGGCAAATGGGGCGTCAGCGTCACCAGATTCGTCAGTTAGAAGAGGAAGTGACCCATCTGATGGAGCAGGCCACAGCGAATCAGATACTCTTCGGGCGTTTATTGCAGTTGCAGCTCCATCTCTCTGATGCCAGCAGCTTACCAGACATGCTTAGCCGTTTGCATCGCTGGGCCAGAGACATGGGACTTGCCGGGGCTGGCATTCGTCTTTTCAGTGATAAATGGCGAATCGGCGCACCCTCGGATTTCACGCAGCTGGCATTATCGCAGCAAGCTTTTCAATCATTACGTATTCAGCGTTTTGGCAGACAACAGCACTATCTGGGGCCGCTTAATGGCCCTGAGTTACTGCTGCTTTTACCTCAGGCAAAAGCTATTGGATCGGTGGCGCTTTCTCTGATGGGGGAGGAGGGTGATCTCGGAGTATTGATGTTCACCAGTCGTGATAATCAGCACTATCAGTCAGGGATGGGGACTTTGCTGCTGGAGCATTTGTCACGCATTATTCCTGATCTCGTGGTTCGTTGGGTTGAACGTATATGA
- a CDS encoding hypothetical protein (ID:JIFNMEKO_02847;~source:Prodigal:2.6) yields the protein MGPDGTVIARDVADYRALSLVEAVIALRRHPFGLQAPEEPLHRGIIPAVTPATHALLYPTAPQSLPVLTAGIVAALIAVEHHACWLPPKLPGHLQCFDREGRVRRRRYHPAHRFAGEQIQHCCQMSPAFSRPDIRHIAAPDLIRCGNRELPVEMVRYFNVFVPAAFVFMRRDLATGDIQLFHQLTGQPSPESDALSADHRGDTSRASRATTGVPDFTDETPFNGTLSVRIPAIFTNVAITASVNTEQPAQWRYRVVRPQTVYYRELFRESDIKSAVAFFRISFSISRRCIRFLISLSSVCSGVRGSPGGVFPWRSIRNDFTRRLMAERLTFIALAASP from the coding sequence GTGGGGCCGGATGGCACTGTAATAGCCCGTGATGTAGCTGATTATCGCGCTCTGAGCCTCGTTGAAGCTGTTATAGCCCTTCGTCGGCACCCATTCGGTCTTCAGGCTCCGGAAGAACCGCTCCATCGGGGCATTATCCCAGCAGTTACCCCGGCGACTCATGCTCTGCTTTATCCGACAGCGCCACAGAGCCTGCCGGTACTGACGGCTGGTATAGTGGCTGCCCTGATCGCTGTGGAACATCACGCCTGTTGGCTTCCCCCGAAGCTCCCAGGCCATCTGCAATGCTTTGACCGTGAGGGCCGAGTCCGGCGACGTCGATATCACCCAGCCCACAGGTTTGCGGGCGAACAGATCCAGCACTGCTGCCAGATGAGCCCAGCATTTTCCCGTCCAGATATACGTCACATCGCCGCACCAGACCTGATCCGGTGCGGTAACCGCGAACTGCCGGTCGAGATGGTTCGGTATTTCAATGTGTTCGTTCCCGCCGCGTTTGTATTTATGCGCCGGGACCTGGCAACTGGCGATATCCAGCTCTTTCATCAGCTTACCGGCCAGCCATCGCCCGAGTCTGACGCCCTTAGCGCTGACCATCGTGGCGATACTTCTCGCGCCAGCAGAGCCACCACTGGCGTTCCAGACTTCACTGACGAGACTCCGTTTAACGGCACGCTCAGCGTCAGAATCCCTGCCATTTTTACGAATGTAGCGATAACTGCTTCGGTGAACACCGAACAGCCGGCACAATGGCGCTACCGGGTAGTGCGCCCTCAGACTGTCTATTATCGTGAACTGTTCAGGGAGTCCGACATCAAGAGCGCGGTAGCCTTTTTTAGGATTTCATTCTCCATATCAAGGCGTTGTATCCGTTTTCTCATTTCCCTGAGTTCAGTCTGCTCAGGCGTCAGAGGCAGCCCCGGGGGCGTTTTCCCCTGGCGCTCGATACGTAACGATTTTACCCGGCGGTTGATGGCGGAGAGGCTGACGTTCATCGCCTTAGCCGCCTCGCCGTGA
- a CDS encoding hypothetical protein (ID:JIFNMEKO_02848;~source:Prodigal:2.6), whose translation MLSAFKLHRDRLCSGQLILATRPDCSWNSRSDSFGVKPPLYQWGRMAL comes from the coding sequence ATGCTGAGTGCATTCAAACTGCATCGTGACCGCCTGTGTAGTGGTCAACTAATTTTGGCCACACGACCTGACTGTTCGTGGAACAGCCGCTCTGATTCATTTGGCGTTAAGCCACCGTTATACCAGTGGGGCCGGATGGCACTGTAA
- a CDS encoding hypothetical protein (ID:JIFNMEKO_02856;~source:Prodigal:2.6), giving the protein MNNMMINKYLFRTAVAISFASMLAGCGLKGPLYFPESKPTPNSSSVTTTPTRSDAKTDNGVSGTASVHSVATQPTAAQTAQ; this is encoded by the coding sequence ATGAATAACATGATGATCAATAAATACCTTTTCCGAACAGCTGTTGCTATCAGCTTTGCCAGTATGCTGGCGGGATGTGGGCTGAAAGGGCCACTTTATTTCCCTGAATCAAAACCAACACCGAACTCTTCCTCCGTGACGACAACGCCAACACGCAGTGATGCTAAAACTGATAATGGTGTATCAGGAACAGCTTCCGTGCACAGCGTAGCGACACAACCGACAGCGGCTCAGACAGCGCAGTAA
- a CDS encoding hypothetical protein (ID:JIFNMEKO_02850;~source:Prodigal:2.6): MLRYNATMPFSAPADNPQRITLTAMVDCAISLKQKPNFLINSAEPF; encoded by the coding sequence ATGCTGCGTTATAACGCCACGATGCCGTTTTCCGCTCCCGCAGATAACCCACAGCGTATCACATTAACCGCTATGGTGGATTGTGCTATCTCCTTGAAGCAGAAACCAAATTTTTTGATTAACAGTGCAGAACCATTCTGA
- the xerC_2 gene encoding Tyrosine recombinase XerC (ID:JIFNMEKO_02853;~source:Prodigal:2.6): MSDSALQQSVVQFLRFLKVERQLSPLTQSNYQRQLLASITILQDIGVTAWAKLTTQQVRTLAARSRRTGLKVPSLALRLSALRSFLDWMVAQGHLPANPAKGVATPRAERHLPKNIDVDEVGQLLNIDDNDPLAVRDRAMLEVMYGGGLRLAELVGMDTGHIDLDQGEVWVSGKGSKERRVPVGRTAVNWLARWLEMRWQFAPEDNALFLSKQGKRISMRNVQKRFASWGIRQGVSSHIHPHKLRHSFATHLLESSGDLRAVQELLGHANLSTTQIYTHLDFQHLASVYDAAHPRAKRGKQ, from the coding sequence ATGAGTGACTCTGCATTACAGCAATCCGTCGTACAGTTTCTACGTTTTCTGAAAGTAGAACGTCAGCTGAGCCCGTTAACGCAAAGCAATTATCAGCGCCAGCTCCTTGCCAGCATAACAATTTTGCAGGACATTGGTGTGACTGCGTGGGCGAAGCTGACCACTCAGCAGGTACGCACGCTGGCTGCCCGCAGTCGTCGTACCGGGCTTAAGGTTCCGAGTCTGGCGTTGCGGTTGTCAGCATTGCGCAGCTTCCTTGACTGGATGGTGGCGCAAGGGCATCTGCCTGCTAATCCGGCGAAAGGTGTCGCAACCCCGCGCGCTGAACGTCATCTACCGAAAAATATTGATGTTGATGAAGTGGGGCAGCTGCTTAACATTGACGACAATGATCCTCTCGCGGTGCGTGATCGTGCCATGCTGGAAGTGATGTATGGTGGCGGATTACGTCTGGCAGAATTAGTGGGTATGGATACCGGACATATCGACCTTGACCAAGGTGAGGTTTGGGTTTCTGGTAAGGGAAGCAAAGAGCGGCGAGTGCCCGTCGGACGGACCGCGGTAAACTGGCTGGCACGCTGGCTGGAGATGCGCTGGCAGTTTGCTCCGGAAGATAATGCACTATTTTTATCAAAACAGGGTAAACGCATCTCAATGCGTAATGTGCAGAAACGTTTTGCCAGCTGGGGGATCCGGCAAGGAGTCTCCAGCCATATACATCCTCATAAGTTGCGACATTCATTTGCAACGCATTTACTGGAGTCGAGTGGCGACTTGCGGGCAGTTCAGGAATTGCTCGGACATGCCAATCTCAGCACGACTCAAATCTACACCCATCTTGATTTTCAACATCTGGCGTCCGTCTATGATGCCGCCCACCCGCGGGCTAAACGGGGGAAACAGTGA
- the uvrD gene encoding DNA helicase II (ID:JIFNMEKO_02851;~source:Prodigal:2.6) has translation MDVSELLDSLNEKQREAVAAPRRNLLVLAGAGSGKTRVLVHRIAWLMSVENCSPYSIMAVTFTNKAAAEMRHRIEQLIGTSQGGMWIGTFHGLAHRLLRAHHLDAGLPQDFQILDSEDQMRLLKRLIKALNLDEKQWPARQAMWYINGKKDEGLRPWHIESYGNPIEQTWLRIYQAYQEACDRAGLVDFAELLLRAHELWLNKPEILNHYRQRFTNVLVDEFQDTNNIQYAWIRMLAGDSGKVIIVGDDDQSIYGWRGAQVENIQRFLNDFPGAETIRLEQNYRSTNTILQSANALIANNQGRLGKELWTDGGDGEPISLYCAFNELDEARFVVGRIKTWMEKGGALSDCAILYRSNAQSRVLEEALLQTSLPYRIYGGMRFFERQEIKDALAYLRLIANRNDDAAFERVVNTPARGIGDRTLDVVRQTARERQLTLWKSSRSLLQEKALAGRAAAALQRFAELIDALAQETCELPLHVQTDRVIKDSGLWSMYEQEKGEKGQARIENLEELVTATRQYSYQDEDQDLLPLQAFLSHAALEAGEGQADKWQDAVQLMTLHAAKGLEFPQVFIVGMEEGMFPSQMSLEEGGRLEEERRLAYVGVTRAMQKLTLTYAESRRLYGKEVHHRPSRFIGELPENCVEEVRLRASVSRPVSHQRLGAPQTNNDSGFTLGQRVRHAKFGEGTIVNLEGSGEHSRLQVAFQGQGIKWLVAAYARLEPV, from the coding sequence ATGGACGTTTCTGAACTGCTTGACAGCCTGAATGAAAAACAGCGCGAGGCCGTTGCGGCACCTCGACGTAATTTACTGGTACTAGCCGGGGCCGGAAGTGGCAAAACCCGTGTGCTGGTGCACCGCATTGCCTGGCTGATGTCGGTAGAGAACTGTTCACCTTATTCCATTATGGCGGTGACGTTTACCAATAAAGCAGCTGCCGAAATGCGCCATCGTATCGAACAACTGATTGGTACCAGTCAGGGCGGGATGTGGATCGGTACATTTCATGGATTAGCACATCGTTTGCTCCGCGCACACCATCTTGATGCCGGTTTACCGCAGGACTTCCAGATTCTCGACAGCGAAGATCAGATGCGTCTTCTCAAGCGCCTGATTAAAGCCCTGAACCTCGATGAGAAACAATGGCCAGCCCGTCAGGCGATGTGGTACATCAACGGTAAAAAGGATGAGGGGCTGCGGCCATGGCATATTGAAAGTTACGGCAATCCGATTGAGCAGACCTGGTTACGGATATATCAGGCGTATCAGGAGGCGTGTGATCGCGCAGGCCTGGTTGATTTTGCTGAACTGCTGCTGCGTGCTCATGAACTGTGGCTCAACAAGCCGGAGATTCTCAACCACTACCGCCAGCGTTTTACCAATGTGCTGGTCGACGAATTCCAGGATACCAACAACATCCAGTACGCCTGGATTCGTATGCTCGCGGGTGATAGCGGAAAAGTGATCATCGTTGGCGACGATGACCAGTCTATTTATGGCTGGCGCGGAGCACAGGTCGAAAACATTCAGCGTTTTTTAAATGATTTTCCGGGGGCGGAAACCATCCGTCTTGAACAAAATTACCGTTCAACCAACACTATTCTTCAGTCTGCAAATGCACTGATTGCTAACAATCAGGGGCGACTAGGGAAAGAGCTGTGGACTGACGGCGGTGATGGTGAACCCATTTCACTCTACTGCGCTTTTAATGAGCTTGATGAAGCGCGCTTTGTTGTCGGACGTATCAAAACGTGGATGGAAAAAGGCGGAGCATTGAGTGACTGTGCCATTTTGTATCGCAGTAACGCCCAGTCACGTGTACTTGAGGAAGCCTTGTTACAAACCAGCCTGCCCTATCGTATCTACGGTGGCATGCGCTTTTTCGAACGTCAGGAAATCAAGGATGCGCTGGCCTATTTGCGGTTGATAGCTAATCGTAATGATGACGCTGCGTTTGAACGGGTCGTGAACACCCCGGCGCGGGGTATTGGTGATCGAACGCTGGATGTTGTGCGTCAGACGGCACGTGAGCGGCAACTGACGCTCTGGAAGAGTAGCCGAAGTCTGTTACAAGAAAAAGCACTCGCAGGACGCGCGGCAGCAGCGCTGCAACGGTTTGCTGAATTGATCGACGCCTTAGCGCAGGAGACCTGTGAATTACCTCTGCATGTGCAGACTGACAGAGTGATCAAAGATTCTGGTTTGTGGAGCATGTACGAGCAGGAGAAAGGCGAGAAGGGGCAGGCCAGAATCGAAAACCTCGAAGAGCTTGTCACCGCGACCCGTCAGTACAGTTATCAGGATGAAGATCAGGATCTACTGCCATTACAGGCTTTTCTTTCTCATGCAGCATTGGAAGCCGGCGAGGGACAGGCAGATAAATGGCAGGATGCCGTGCAATTGATGACGCTGCATGCAGCTAAAGGGCTGGAGTTTCCACAAGTCTTTATCGTCGGTATGGAAGAGGGGATGTTCCCCAGTCAGATGTCACTGGAAGAAGGTGGACGTCTTGAAGAAGAGCGCAGACTGGCTTATGTCGGCGTGACGCGGGCGATGCAGAAACTGACCCTTACTTATGCTGAAAGTCGCCGTCTGTATGGCAAGGAGGTGCATCATCGGCCATCAAGATTTATCGGGGAACTGCCGGAAAATTGTGTGGAAGAGGTGCGGTTGCGTGCCAGTGTCAGCCGTCCGGTGAGCCATCAGCGATTAGGAGCACCTCAGACGAATAACGATAGTGGTTTTACACTGGGTCAGCGTGTTCGTCATGCTAAGTTCGGCGAAGGAACGATTGTGAATCTGGAAGGAAGTGGAGAACACAGTCGTTTGCAGGTTGCTTTTCAGGGGCAGGGGATTAAGTGGCTTGTCGCTGCGTATGCTCGTCTTGAACCCGTCTGA
- the dapF gene encoding Diaminopimelate epimerase (ID:JIFNMEKO_02855;~source:Prodigal:2.6), whose amino-acid sequence MQFSKMHGLGNDFMVVDAVTQNVYFSAELIRRLADRHLGIGFDQLLIVEPPYDPELDFHYRIFNADGSEVAQCGNGARCFARFVRLKGLTNKIDIRVSTQSGQMVLSVGKDEQVCVNMGEPNFEPAQVPFRANKAENLYLMRVAEQTVMCGVVSMGNPHCVMQVESVATAQVESLGPLLESHERFPERVNVGFMEVVSREHIRLRVYERGAGETQACGSGGCAAVAVGIQQTLLAEKVRVDLPGGSLTIAWKGPGHPLYMTGPATHVYDGFIHL is encoded by the coding sequence ATGCAGTTTTCCAAAATGCACGGACTGGGTAATGACTTCATGGTGGTGGATGCGGTGACGCAGAATGTCTATTTTTCTGCGGAGTTAATCCGTCGTCTGGCTGATCGTCACCTGGGTATTGGGTTTGATCAATTACTGATCGTTGAACCCCCTTACGATCCAGAGCTGGATTTCCATTATCGCATCTTTAATGCGGACGGTAGTGAAGTTGCACAATGTGGTAATGGCGCCCGGTGCTTTGCCCGTTTTGTCCGTTTAAAAGGGTTGACCAACAAAATCGATATACGCGTCAGCACACAGTCAGGGCAAATGGTGTTGAGTGTCGGGAAAGATGAACAGGTTTGCGTCAATATGGGTGAGCCTAATTTTGAACCTGCTCAGGTGCCTTTTCGTGCCAATAAAGCGGAAAATCTTTATCTGATGCGGGTCGCCGAACAAACTGTCATGTGCGGTGTGGTGTCGATGGGAAACCCTCACTGTGTTATGCAGGTAGAGAGCGTCGCAACTGCGCAGGTTGAATCATTAGGACCACTGCTGGAGAGCCATGAACGTTTTCCAGAGCGGGTGAATGTTGGCTTTATGGAAGTGGTCAGCAGGGAGCACATTCGTTTACGCGTCTACGAACGCGGCGCGGGTGAGACACAAGCCTGCGGTAGCGGCGGGTGTGCAGCAGTTGCGGTGGGTATTCAACAAACGTTACTGGCAGAGAAAGTGCGGGTTGATTTACCCGGGGGGAGTCTGACTATTGCCTGGAAAGGGCCAGGACACCCACTCTACATGACCGGCCCCGCCACGCATGTCTATGATGGGTTTATTCATTTATGA
- the tap_2 gene encoding Methyl-accepting chemotaxis protein IV (ID:JIFNMEKO_02849;~source:Prodigal:2.6) translates to MLKNISVRTVILLFFCLLYILSNAVVLVCIRNLSLIIMLNSLWAVSLIILWAYLTRYLVTPINHVRESIDEIISGNLSIRIPDFGNNCAGRLIPGVNALAAEIKALMLDISRASSSARTLSENFAHQSAALSIEVEQQSAMQIEIASSMEQISAGTKNSAESTRQLSDITKRSYTSAREGKTLMQKLNQNMVSVTKRAEQMTEIIAMIDSIAFQTNILALNAAVEAARAGENGKGFAVVAGEVRSLAHKSSESAKNIKSLIELTTSNVKQSANVVTEAEINMNKIVSGSENIDNLMGHIFIAISEQDKGIQQITLALSELEKITHRNVAVVDEMASSSDVLNNQVIKLETRTSGFNLGDDVA, encoded by the coding sequence ATGCTTAAAAACATCAGTGTGAGAACAGTAATTCTTCTCTTTTTTTGCTTGCTGTACATCCTTAGCAATGCAGTAGTACTGGTGTGTATCAGAAATCTATCCTTGATTATCATGCTCAATTCATTATGGGCCGTGTCTTTAATAATCTTATGGGCTTATTTAACACGCTACCTGGTGACGCCAATAAATCATGTCAGGGAGAGTATCGATGAGATCATTTCCGGGAACTTATCTATTCGCATCCCTGATTTCGGAAACAATTGTGCAGGAAGATTAATTCCGGGTGTGAATGCACTCGCTGCTGAAATAAAAGCATTGATGCTGGATATCAGCAGAGCTTCTTCATCAGCCAGAACCTTATCTGAAAATTTTGCCCATCAGAGTGCTGCATTATCAATAGAAGTAGAACAGCAGTCAGCAATGCAAATTGAAATTGCATCCAGTATGGAACAAATATCAGCCGGGACAAAGAACAGTGCTGAAAGTACCCGACAGTTGAGCGATATTACTAAGCGGTCATACACTTCTGCCCGGGAAGGCAAGACTCTGATGCAAAAACTGAATCAGAATATGGTTTCGGTTACTAAGCGCGCTGAGCAGATGACAGAAATAATTGCCATGATTGACAGTATCGCGTTCCAAACCAATATCCTGGCACTCAATGCGGCGGTTGAAGCTGCACGGGCGGGCGAAAATGGCAAAGGGTTTGCCGTTGTTGCTGGTGAGGTAAGAAGTCTGGCACATAAAAGTTCTGAATCAGCAAAAAATATCAAGTCACTGATTGAATTAACTACCAGTAATGTCAAACAAAGTGCCAATGTTGTCACAGAGGCAGAAATCAACATGAACAAAATTGTGTCCGGCTCAGAGAATATAGACAACTTAATGGGGCACATATTTATTGCTATCAGTGAGCAGGATAAAGGTATTCAGCAGATTACCCTGGCCCTCTCTGAACTGGAAAAAATCACCCACAGAAACGTTGCCGTTGTCGATGAGATGGCTTCTTCTTCCGATGTGCTGAACAATCAGGTTATCAAACTGGAAACGCGTACCAGCGGTTTCAATCTTGGAGACGATGTTGCATAG
- the yigB gene encoding 5-amino-6-(5-phospho-D-ribitylamino)uracil phosphatase YigB (ID:JIFNMEKO_02852;~source:Prodigal:2.6) — translation MIIFYRPLKPIAAISFDLDDTLYNNHPVIRHTAHSTHVFLQEYHPALAKVTPEQFQNEKNNVAEKDPEVCHDVSEWRRRAIEQLMYQAGLSADEANKGAMAVMAHFMVCRNQIQVPDETHRVLTALAQKVPLLAITNGNAQPEHFGLGHYFSFMLRAGPDGRAKPDAELFEYAASKTGLPCSSILHVGDDLTTDVAGAVRSGMQSCWFNPHQHSVMRCHDARLLPDLTISRLASLLTLL, via the coding sequence GTGATCATTTTTTATCGTCCACTTAAACCAATCGCCGCCATCAGCTTCGATCTCGACGATACACTTTATAATAATCATCCGGTGATACGTCACACTGCGCATTCGACCCATGTTTTTCTGCAGGAGTACCACCCGGCGCTGGCGAAAGTGACTCCTGAACAATTTCAGAATGAAAAAAACAACGTTGCTGAAAAGGATCCTGAGGTTTGTCACGATGTCAGTGAATGGCGTCGCAGAGCCATTGAACAACTCATGTATCAGGCAGGATTAAGTGCTGACGAGGCAAACAAAGGGGCAATGGCAGTGATGGCACATTTTATGGTGTGCCGTAACCAAATTCAGGTGCCGGATGAAACCCATCGTGTGTTGACGGCGCTGGCGCAAAAAGTACCCTTGCTGGCGATAACCAATGGTAATGCCCAACCGGAGCATTTTGGGTTGGGACATTATTTCAGCTTTATGCTTCGCGCCGGGCCAGATGGTCGTGCAAAACCGGATGCTGAGTTATTTGAATACGCTGCCAGTAAGACAGGACTACCCTGCTCGTCTATTCTGCATGTCGGTGATGATCTGACGACCGATGTCGCCGGCGCTGTACGCAGCGGTATGCAGAGTTGCTGGTTCAATCCACACCAACACAGTGTGATGCGCTGTCATGATGCGCGTCTGTTACCTGATCTGACCATTTCCCGGTTGGCATCGCTGCTCACGTTGTTATAA